The following coding sequences lie in one Ictalurus furcatus strain D&B chromosome 7, Billie_1.0, whole genome shotgun sequence genomic window:
- the LOC128610277 gene encoding E3 ubiquitin-protein ligase TRIM39-like: HIFYLQTHISLCVFLSVDVTPDPDTAHPNLILSADGKQVTHGDTRQNLPDTPQRFNKHVSVLGKQSFSSGRFYYEVQVRGKTEWDLGVATESINRKGDIIPIPQGGFWTVGLIENCYVAFADPPVRLTLREKVEKVGVFVDYEEGLVSFYDVKSSCHIYSFTGQSFTEKLYPYFSPDLNYSGKNSAPLIITPVFNTE; the protein is encoded by the coding sequence CATATTTTTTACCTGCAAACTCAcatctcactctgtgtgtttctctcagtgGATGTGACTCCGGATCCTGATACAGCTCATCCCAATCTCATCCTGTCTGCGGATGGAAAACAAGTGACACATGGAGACACACGACAGAATCTCCCTGATACACCACAGAGGTTTAATAAACATGTTTCTGTTCTGGGAAAGCAGAGTTTCTCCTCAGGGAGATTTTATTATGAGGTGCAGGTCAGAGGGAAAACTGAGTGGGATCTCGGAGTCGCCACAGAGTCCATTAACAGGAAAGGAGACATTATACCGATTCCTCAGGGTGGGTTCTGGACTGTGGGGCTGATTGAGAATTGTTATGTGGCATTTGCTGATCCCCCTGTCCGCCTCACACTGAGAGAGAAGGTGGAGAAGGTGGGGGTGTTTGTGGATTATGAGGAGGGTCTGGTCTCCTTTTATGATGTGAAGTCCAGCTGTCATATCTACTCTTTCACTGGTCAGTCTTTCACTGAGAAACTCTATCCTTACTTCAGTCCTGATTTAAATTATAGTGGTAAAAATTCAGCACCACTGATCATCACTCCTGTATTTAACACTGAATGA
- the LOC128610711 gene encoding butyrophilin subfamily 1 member A1-like, with the protein MESYDHSGGINLVCESRGWNPEPEVLWMNREGDTLPAEDTQMHRDTEGFSVKHRITVYDYSDSNKFYCRLLQKHHMMEAEVIINSKVFDAWKWVVGISVSACLIAVGWIVTAVIYHKKELQKEKENAEIQTANGSNISTRSVHQELHEIGFHGQAAAHKPKITMCNANSILMPMSCRDREWNTPYNVSLTFTGTLVLMLMNSKRRL; encoded by the exons ATGGAGAGTTATGATCACTCAGGAGGGATTAATCTAGTGTGTGAGTCCAGAGGCTGGAACCCTGAACCTGAGGTTCTGTGGATGAACAGAGAAGGAGACACTCTGCCTGCTGAAGATACACAGATGCACAGAGACACTGAGGGCTTCAGTGTGAAACACCGCATCACTGTTTATGATTATAGCGACTCCAACAAGTTTTACTGCAGACTTCTACAAAAACATCACATGATGGAGGCAGAGGTTATCATTAATA GTAAAGTCTTTGATGCTTGGAAGTGGGTTGTCGGCATTTCAGTTTCAGCATGTCTTATTGCTGTTGGATGGATAGTAACTGCAGTTATCTATCACAAGAAAG AGCTTCAGAAGGAGAAGGAAAATGCAG AGATCCAAACTGCCAATGGAAGCAACATCAGCACAAGAAGTGTGCATCAGGAGCTTCATGAAATAGGTTTCCATGGCCAAGCAGCTGCACACAAGCCTAAGATCACTATGTGCAAtgccaactccatattaatgcccatg agctgcagagacagagagtggaaTACG CCTTATAATGTGTCCTTGACTTTCACCGGCACTCTGGTCCTCATGTTGATGAACAGTAAAAGAAGACTCTAA